The Naumovozyma dairenensis CBS 421 chromosome 1, complete genome genomic interval GTTAAATCAACTTTTTCACAAACCAATGggaaatttctttttttcaagaattcTTGATAAACTGGTAAAATTTTGGAAGAAGGGATTGTAGTATTACCATATAAGTTATGAGACATATTTTTAAGCACTCTTAAAGTTCttgaattaaatttgattttattaCAAGTGAAAATTAATCTTGAAGCCAAATTCGGATTGAAAGAAGTAGGTTGAGATTTGTGGAAGCATGTTCTATGAGTAGAAAACCCTACTATTAATCCAGGTAACattgttcttttatttttgttttcaatattccttttattattactattagtattattatcatcatcattattctttttacCATTATCCGTTGgattttctaaatcatccCAATAATATTCGACAATATCACTTAATAACCGTACCAATACCAATATGGAATGAATAGAATCTTTTGTGGTATTATCTGAAGTGATTGGTTCATCGTGTAATATTAGATCTATGGAATTCAGAGTTTCTTCGATGATTAAAGGTAAATGATTTGAGATGGATAGATTCAAAAGTATTGATCTACAAGAGAGGAAAAAAGAATCTAATTCAACTTGAGAGTAACTCTTATAAGTTGATTCTAAAGGCAAAATCGGCAGAATTCTATCAAAATAAATGTGTTTGATTAGTGAAGAGCTCAAAGATTCTTGTGTTGTTGGGTTTGAACTCATTGTTGGTATACTAGTGTATCGTGATTATTAGTAtgcttatttttttcatgcgaataatgaagaagaacgTCTATGATGAATGGGTTTGACGTGTCGTCTCTCTCTTTTTTTGTCGTTGTGTTGTTAAGTGAAGAGGATAGAAGATCTATCAAGATGTACTTTCAAAGTGTTGGAAAGTAAAAAGTGTAATATAGTCGATAGGGGCACAGATTGATGGACAATGGATGCAGGAAATtatcttttcttgaatGTCCAATGCAGGCTTTTAGAGAATGATTTTAGGTCTTTTTCTGctcaaaataataatgggaTGATGAATGGTTTAGAACAATGGATAAACAAAAGATAAAGGGAGATCCGCCACCTACACAAAAGAATGGATAGTATTTGGAGactattattaagattataCTGTATTAGGTATAGAAAGACCAACGGCAGTGACAAGTCAGGAACCTTACTTTCTTTGTTTCCTTGCTTGTGTGCTTGCTTTGCTGCATACCAAATCTTCCGTTTCCCTCTTCCCTCTTCCCTCTTCTCCGGCCGGTGTATGACATCCAGGGTCGTGCGGGTAAGTCCTTTCTAAATGGGGCCTTTGCTGTCTGTTCCACCTCCCTGCAGAAAACTCTGGGTCCGCCCGGGGAACAAATGTCAAAAAATCTTGGGGAGGCTCCCCAAACAGAATCTGGGGAAAAACACTAGAGGGGAGTGAGATTCGGATTCCCATCAGTTCCAGCATTCGATCAGACATGGGCGGGCTTGGGTAGAGGGGTCGGGTTGGACCAAAAACTTTCGGGGGTACAAATGTTTAGCTTTACAATAAAAACTTCCAATAGATACATATTTTAATTCTATTTGATATAGGGCTAAATTAAATAACATTACGCAAACTGATGTGATTTGGACTACATACGCATAAGATGTTGACCAACTATGGAAATCTAacttaataaatattcctaattaaaaataaaaagagcagaaaaaacaaaaaaggaCAGTCTCTCGATAATCTGTGAGGTGCACTTCCGGTAAAATGCCGAACACTCAATAAAAGTAGCAATGTCTGAAAGATATTCTACCGAGTAATTTGGAGGTAAAACTTGAATCGACTTTGatcttgtttgtttataCTTGtcatttatttcattttgataaaaaaaatgttgaTTTATAGTCCCTCTGGTACCTTTTATTACATCTTCAAATGTTCGAAACTTGAGTCGAGATATATGAAGAATGGCTTACTCTTCAGGGATTCTCCTCTTctcatttgaattattgaaatgaGTCCAAATGAGAAGAAGATCACTCAATTAGGGTGAAGTGATCATTTTTCCTATCATTCGGTACGGGAGATTCAACTTTGGAGAGAACCTCATCAGGGCTATACACAGGCtaatctttattttctgaGAGAAGCAAGATTACCCCGTGTATATAACCTCGGCAGGCCATCCGTCCGGAACGGGGGGGGACCAGAAGCGGGAAGAATACATAACCGTAAGGGGCGATAACAGAAGTCAAAACGGTCATTATAAATGGAAGAGGGCAGGATCCACATGGCAGTGACACAAAATGGAAATGCACTGTCATCTCTCATTTAAAATATGCAATTTGATCATTTTATTAGCTATAATAAATCTATGGAAGTAATATAGAGAAATTATTCATCTTATTACCGTCTTGTACTTTTCGTTTTTTGATAAACTGTAACCTATCTTTTCTATCATTTTTAGGGTGTTTACCATTGTCCGTACCTTCTAGTTGTAAGAGGAAATAACATACTTTATTTGCTTCATGGTATCTCACTTCTTTGTATCCAAGAAAAGTCAGTAAATCAATGAAGTGAGCACGGTTCATAtatcttgaattattaatgcAAGGCAAAGGCAGTACAATGAACAGGTATCCGTTTggttttaaaaatttaatgaatcgCTCACACATTTCGCCTCTTTCTATTGGAGTAGGAACAAAATTTAAGACAAGTGAACACGATATTAAGTTgaatttatctttattcCCATCCCCAGTAGGTAATGGTCGCTTCATGAAATCTTGTTGTATGATTCCGTTACTATCATtaagattatttaaatctaTTCTAACAACAGGATTGAAAAGACCACTGGTCGAAATCTTATTGTGAACACTAAGAGACCCAATCTCTAACGCACTCATTGAAACATCTCCTTCAACTAATTCTTTTATCCATTTGATCAATAACTTCGATGAATCTCCACCACGATCTTTATCTTGACCTACTTGACTTGCAAGTTGATAGTTTTGCAAACCGCCTTCGCGTTCAATTTCCCTCATGACGTAACCTAAATATATCAGGTGTTTCCTTAATAAGGACTCATTAGCATAAATATCATTCTTTCCGGTCTGTTTATTAAGTCGTAATAATTCTCGCTCAATTTTCTCATCTATACGATCATGATTCCAACCCTCATCATAACATTGCTTTTTATCagatatcatcatcacaGTCCGATTATTCCTAGAACTAAAAGAACCGCTCAGAAAACTCATAacatttttgtaatttctcatttcatcattgtcAAACATTTCGAC includes:
- the BMT2 gene encoding 25S rRNA (adenine2142-N1)-methyltransferase (similar to Saccharomyces cerevisiae YBR141C; ancestral locus Anc_3.123); the encoded protein is MFASRRKQTISGKKIIKDGKRIKPHKARRIIRRFHFLIERRKSLCKLFNVEMFDNDEMRNYKNVMSFLSGSFSSRNNRTVMMISDKKQCYDEGWNHDRIDEKIERELLRLNKQTGKNDIYANESLLRKHLIYLGYVMREIEREGGLQNYQLASQVGQDKDRGGDSSKLLIKWIKELVEGDVSMSALEIGSLSVHNKISTSGLFNPVVRIDLNNLNDSNGIIQQDFMKRPLPTGDGNKDKFNLISCSLVLNFVPTPIERGEMCERFIKFLKPNGYLFIVLPLPCINNSRYMNRAHFIDLLTFLGYKEVRYHEANKVCYFLLQLEGTDNGKHPKNDRKDRLQFIKKRKVQDGNKMNNFSILLP